In Temnothorax longispinosus isolate EJ_2023e chromosome 10, Tlon_JGU_v1, whole genome shotgun sequence, a single window of DNA contains:
- the LOC139820587 gene encoding sugar transporter SWEET1-like, producing MILEDYKEIVGFCAMFTTMAQMLSGTLICRNIYKKGSARGVDPMPFLGGIGICILMLRHAWMLGDSNMINANIFGLLTSTIYMIIYYRYAPNTNEVLKLTYKVTIFVVIFLVYAQIEDPTNVEYRFGIVITVLLLLLIAAPLVHLKKVIQTKNTEILPFPLIFMGTLVSFQWLLYGIIIDNVFVIFQNAVGLTLSVAQLSLFVIFPSKMSQVELLNEQMDQKRGVD from the exons ATGATCCTAgaagattataaagaaattgtgGGATTTTGTGCCATGTTTACTACGATGGCACAAATGTTATCGGGAAC acTAATATGTCGCAACATATATAAGAAAGGTTCAGCCAGAGGAGTTGATCCAATGCCCTTTCTTGGTGGCATAGGAAT atgcATATTGATGCTTCGACACGCTTGGATGTTAGGTGATTCTAACATGATAAATGCTAATATATTTGGTTTATTAACAAGCACgatttatatgataatatattacCGTTATGCACCAAATACG aatgaagtgcttaaattaacatataaagtAACAATCTTTGttgtaatttttcttgtctATGCACAAATAGAAGATCCAACAAATGTTGAATACAGATTTGGCATTGTGATTACAGTACTTCTCTTACTTTTAATTGCAGCTCCTCTTGTGCATCTT aaaaaggttatacaaacaaaaaacACAGAAATCCTTCCATTTCCACTTATCTTTATGGGTACACTAGTTTCATTTCAGTGGTTATTGTATGGTATTATCATTGATAATGTTTTTGTTATT tttcaGAATGCAGTTGGTTTGACTCTTAGTGTAGCTCAACTGTCTCTATTCGTGATATTTCCATCCAAAATGTCACAAGTTGAATTATTGAATGAGCAGA TGGACCAAAAGCGTGGGGTCGATTGA
- the LOC139820589 gene encoding COMM domain-containing protein 8, whose translation MESSTQSLYISLFSEEKNDVLKELLHACVDEICGRPGPSYRQFVNSMDWTRAEYEGVYKLISLLLRNPASLYMVEEKMPPEYHELPEQVQQNILTCLKVRREQLTNALLRDHYKRKLPTVIDHDWRLKLVMGSSKMASLRESLLQLDLTVEDKESRRIINLELNKDELDTMINSLERLV comes from the exons ATGGAGAGCAGCACTCAGTCGTTGTACATCAGCCTCTTCAGCGAAGAGAAGAACGACGTCTTGAAGGAG TTGTTGCATGCGTGCGTCGACGAGATCTGTGGTCGCCCAGGACCATCGTATCGACAATTCGTCAACAGTATGGATTGGACCAGAGCGGAGTACGAAGGAGTGTACAAGCTAATATCGTTACTGCTGCGGAATCCTGCCTCTCTCTATATGGTGGAAGAAAAG ATGCCGCCAGAATATCACGAGTTACCGGAGCAAGTGCAACAGAACATTCTTACTTGCTTAAAAGTGCGTAGGGAACAACTGACAAACGCTTTATTGAGGGATCATTACAAAAGGAAACTACCTACCGTAATCGATCATGATTGGAGATTGAAG tTGGTGATGGGTTCAAGCAAAATGGCCTCGTTAAGAGAATCTCTCCTTCAGTTAGATCTCACAGTAGAAGATAAGGAATCTCGACGCATTATAAATTTGGAACTGAATAAAGACGAACTAGATACGATGATAAACAGTCTAGAAAGGCTAGTGTAA